CAGCATCGGTTCGGCTCCCTTCGTCGAGGGCCTGCAACGGCTGATCAGCCAGACCGCCAACCTCGGCCAACGGCTGATCCTGGAAATCACCGAAAGCGCCGCCATCGACGACCTGGCCCAGGCCAACCGCCATATCCAGGCGCTGCGCTCGACCGGCTGCATCGTCTGCCTCGACGACTTTGGGGCGGGTTCGGCCTCGCTGGCCTATCTGCAGACCCTGACGGTCGATGTGGTCAAGATCGACGGACGCTACGTTCGCGACCTGACCGGCGGCGGCCGCGACGCCGCTCTCGTCCGCCACGTCGTCAGGCTGTGCCAGGACCTCAAGGTCCGGACCGTCGCCGAGATGGTCGAGAACAAGGAGGTCGAGGCCGCCGTCCGCGAGGCCGGCGTCGACATGGCCCAGGGCTGGTACTACGGCCGCCCGGCCGAGACCCCTGCCCAGCCGATCAAGCACGCCGCTCCGACCAACCTCCGCCGGGCCGGCGCCAAGGAGAGCTGGGGCTGAGGCCAAAGAAACGGGGACACATAAAATTCGCCAGTGAATTCAACGTGTCCCTCTTGTCCCCTACTTCCCGGCCTTCGTCGCCGCGATGTAGTCGTCGACCACGTGCTCCAGCACCTCCAGCGGCGTGCCGCCTGACAGCAGCACCGCGTCGTGGAACTTGCGGATGTCGAACTTGCCGCCCAGCTCCTTCTTGGCCTTGGCCCGCGCTTTCAGGAAGGTCAGCTTGCCGACCATGTAGCTGCAGGCCTGGCCCGGCCAGACGCAGTAGCGTTCGATCTCGGTGATCGCGCCGCTTTCCTGGTCGCCGATGTTGTCGACGTAGTACTTCACCGCCTGCTCGCGGCTCCAGCCGTAGTAGTGCATGCCGCTGTCGACCACGAGGCGCACGGCCCGGAACATGGCGTCGTGGATCATGCCGGCCTCGTCGAGCGGCTTGCCCTTGTACATGCCCATCTCGACGGCCAGTTCCTCGGCATAGAGGGCCCAGCCCTCGCTGTAGCCGGAGAAGCCGATCACCTTGCGGATCAGCGGCAGGTCGCCAGCCTCGTTGTTCAGCGCCAGCTGCAGGTGGTGGCCCGGAATGGCCTCGTGGTAGGTCAGGGTCGGCAGCACGAACTTCGGCTGTTCGGCCGTGTCGCGCAGGTTGATCCAGTAGATGCCCGGCCGCTTGCCATCCAGCGACGGCGAATTGTAGTAGCCGCCCGGCGCCCCGGCCTCGATCGCCTTCGGCACCCGCCGGATCTCCACCGGCGCCTTGGGCAGCTGGCCGAACCATTGCGGCAGCTTGGCCTGCACCTCTTTCGCCTGTTCGTTGAGGCTGGCGATCAGGGCGTCCTTGCCCTCGTCGGTGTTCGGCCAGTGCTGCTTGGGGTCGGCGTAGATGGCGGCGTAGCGCTCGCCGACCGTGCCCTTGCTCAGGCCCGCCTTCTTCATCAGCACATCGGCCTTGGCGCCCAGGCTCTTGACCAGCTCCAGACCGGTCTTGTGCACCTCTTCCGGCGTGATCTCGCTGGTCGTGTAGTTCTTGAGCGAGACGGCATAGTACTCCTCGCCCTTGGGCAGGCGCTTGACGCCGGCGTCATGCACC
The nucleotide sequence above comes from Caulobacter sp. NIBR1757. Encoded proteins:
- a CDS encoding DUF885 family protein; this encodes MMNRRELFASATALAALAAAPRLASAAAPTGEAAKMYAQFDRAMDEAMRRSPELPTYLGIDNGAMAWSKSLLSDNSRTANLEARKDNTRQLAELRTIDRKSLTGMDAVNYDTVEFVLAVQEEGNSKFDYNGGGSGAPYVLSQLTGSYQSTPDFLDTAHSIETKDDADAYLSRMECFARNLDNEAETARHDAGIGVIPPDFVIAKAITQMKSFLSTKTEETTLVSSLVRRVGAAKIEGDYAKVSTALYNERVKPALQRQLELLESWQGKAVHDAGVKRLPKGEEYYAVSLKNYTTSEITPEEVHKTGLELVKSLGAKADVLMKKAGLSKGTVGERYAAIYADPKQHWPNTDEGKDALIASLNEQAKEVQAKLPQWFGQLPKAPVEIRRVPKAIEAGAPGGYYNSPSLDGKRPGIYWINLRDTAEQPKFVLPTLTYHEAIPGHHLQLALNNEAGDLPLIRKVIGFSGYSEGWALYAEELAVEMGMYKGKPLDEAGMIHDAMFRAVRLVVDSGMHYYGWSREQAVKYYVDNIGDQESGAITEIERYCVWPGQACSYMVGKLTFLKARAKAKKELGGKFDIRKFHDAVLLSGGTPLEVLEHVVDDYIAATKAGK